CTCCTGGAGGCGGTTCGGACGGTTCGATCAGGTCGAGGACGAGCCGGGCCCGGCGGACCACCGCGGGGTCGACGAACCGGCCGTCGGCGTCGAGCACGGCCACCTCGCCGGCTTCCTCGGCGCGCGCGGCGGCGGAGACGACTGCCCGCGCGGCCGTCACCTCGCCGGCGGTCGGGGTGAAGACCTCGTGCACGACCGGGATCTGTCGGGGATGGACGACCGAGCGACCGACGAAGCCGGCGGCCCGGGCCCGTTCGGTGCTGGCGCGCAGGCCGTCGAGGTCGGCGACGTCGGTGTAGACGCTCTGCACCGGGGAGGGGAGCCCGGCGGCCCGGGCCGCGACCACCACCCAGCCGCGTGCCCAGGCCAACCCGTCGTCGCCGGTCACCCGCAGGTCGGCCGAGAGATCGGCCTCGCCCAGCCCGAGCCCCGCGACCAGGGGGTGCGCGGTGGCCAGCTCGGTGGCCCGGGCCAGTCCGGCGGCGCTCTCCAGGAGGAGTTGCAGCGGCAGCCCCGCTCGGGTGGCGGCCTGGCGGATCACGTCCGGGTCCTCGCAGCGCGGCACCCGCAGGCCGGACAGGTCGAGTCCGGCCAGCGCGTCGATGTCGGCCTCGCCCCAGGGGCCGGCCGGGTCGTTCACGCGTACCCACACCTGCCGGTCGTGGCCGCCCTGGGCGGCCACCCGCAGCGCGGTTTCCCGGGCCGTCGTCTTCGCCGCCGGCGGCACCGCGTCCTCCAGGTCGACGACCACCGCGTCGGCGCCGGCGGCGAGTGCCTTCGCCACCCGGTCGGCGCGGTGGCCGGGCACATAGAGCCAGGATCGCGGCGTCACTTGGGCAGCCCGCCGGACCAGCCCAGCGCCCGGGAGATGCGGTCGGCGGCCTCCCGTACCAGCGGGCCGTAGCGTTCCCGGGCGGTCGCGTCGACCCGGTGCGCCGGGCCGCAGACCGAGAGGGCGCCGACGACCGCGCCGTCGATGCCGAAGACCGGCGCCGCGACCGAACCGGCGCCCTCCTGCCGCTCGCCGTCGGAGTGGGCGATCCCGGTCTCGCGGATCTCGCCGAGCCGGGTGCGGAGCAGGTCGCGGTCGGTCACGGTGCGGGCGGTCAGCGGCGGCAGCCCGGCGGCGAGCGCCGCCTCCCGCTCGGTGTCGGGCAGGAAGGCCAGGATGCAGGTGCTGGAGCTGCCGGCGTGCAGCGGGAAACGGCGGCCCACCTCGACCGTCATCTTGATTTCCCGGGTGGACTCGACCTGGTCGAGATAGACCCGGCCGCCGTGCACCCGGGCGGACACGGTCGTCGTCTCGCCGGTGGTCAGTTGCAGCTCGCGCAGGACGGGCATCGCGACGGTGCGCAGTTGGGACTCGCGCAGCGCGCGGGCGCCGAGGGCGGCGGCTGCCGGGCCGAGCTGGTAGCCGCGGCTCGCGGGATCGCTCACCAGCAGCCGGCGCTCGACGAGGGTCTGCAGGATCCGGTGCACGACCGCCTTGGACAGGTCGAGGCTGCGGGCGATCGCGGTGACCCCGAGGAAGTCCGGCCCGTCGGTGAACAGGAGGAGGACGTCGGCCACGCGGCTCGCCGTCTCGGTGCCCTGACTCTCTGCCACGTGTTCATCTCCAGACGCTGTTTCCGCCAGCGGAACACGATTCCAGCACTGACCAAGTAGATGGTCAACCCCCAAAAAAGCCTTCAAGCTGCGATGAAGAAGATTCTTCGACTAACCCTTGACCGGGTAGGCGGGCGGTGCCAGCATCATCCCCCATGTGATGTTCCGTGCTGCGGAACACGGTCACCCCCAGGAGCTGACGCCATGAGGAAGACCTGGACCCTGAGCCTCGCCCTGACCCTGCCGCTGGCCCTCGCCGCGTGCGGCGGGTCGGGACCCGCCGGCACGAGCAACGGTGGCGGTGCGCAGTCGGGCGGCACGATAAAGATCGGTTCCCTGCACCCGCTCAGCGGCGCGTCCGCGGCCGACGGGCAGCAGATGGACAACGGCGCCAAGCTGGCCGTGGAGGCCATCAACGACGCCGGCGGCATCAAGTCGCAGGGCGGCAAGAAGCTGGAACTGGTGAGTGCCGACACCCAGGGCAAGCCGGAGGTCGGCCAGAGCGAGGCGCAGCGCCTCATCTCCGACGGCGCGGTCGGCCTGGTCGGCACCTACCAGAGCGCGGTCACCGCGAACGTGTCCACGGTGGCCGAACGCAACAAGGTGCCGCTGGTGATCGACGTGTCGAGTGCGGACTCGATCCTGGCCCAGGGCTACAAGTACACGTTCCGGGTGCAGCCCAGCTCCACCGTGCTCGGCACCGCCGGAGCGCAGTTCCTCGACCAGGTGGCCAAGGCGGCCGGCCAGCCGGTCAAGACCGTGGCCGTGCTGCACGAGCAGGGCCCGTTCGGCACCGCCGTCCGGGACGCGTTCAAGGCCGAGGCGGAGAAGGCCGGCATCAAGGTCGGCCCGGCGATCGGCTACGACGCCGCGAACGTCTCCGACCTGACCACACAGGTCACCCAGGTCAAGGCCAGCGGCGCCGACGTGCTGATGGTGGCCGGCTACTACCGCGACGGCGTACTGGCGGCCAAGGCCGTCGCCACCGTGAAGCCGCCGGCCCTCAACGCGGTCTACGGCGTCGCCAACGGCGCGTTCGACCTCCCGCAGTTCCCCAAGGAGGCGGGCGCCGCGGCCGAGGGTTTCTTCGACGCGAACTACCACGCCGACATGACCAACCCCGACATGCAGGCGCTGGCCAAGCTCTACCAGGAGCGCTACAACGATGAGATCCGCACCGGCGCGGTGCTCGCGTACGACTCGGTCCGGGTGATCGCCGACGCGCTGGAACGGGCCGGCGGCGCCGAGCCGGCCAAGGTGCGCGACGCGATCGCCGAGGGTTCGGTGCCGACGCTCATCGCCGGCAACGGCCCGATCACGTTCGGCCCGACCGGGGAGAACGAGAACGCCACGCCGATCCTCATGCAGGTCCAGGGTGGCGTGGTCAAGCAGGTGTTCCCGGCCGACAAGGCGGAGGCCAAGCCCGTCTACCCCGCCCTCAAGAACCAGTGACGTCGCCAGCCGACCAGGGCCACGTCGCCGCCGGCGGCGGCGACGTGGCGACCCTGGAGCCCGACGAGGTACGCGCGCCCGCCGGCCATGCCGTGCAGTGGCGACGGTACGCGCTGGTCGGCGCGCTCGTCGTGCTCGCGGTCGCGCTCGCCTACGTCCGCTCCGGCAGCGGGGTGGTCGTCGTCCAGGCGGTGGCCACCGGCGTTCTGATCGGCGGCGTCTACGGCCTGATCGCGATGGGCCTCACCCTGATCTTCGGCGTCCTCGACATCGTCAACTTCGCGCACGGCAGCTTCCTGGCGCTGGCCCTGTTCCTCACCTTCGGGCTCACCCAGGCCGGGCTGCATCCCTATCTCGCGCTCGCGGCCAGCGTGCCGGCGATGTTCCTGCTCGGTGTGCTGGTGCAGCGCGGCATCCTGGCCGGCGCGATGGGCAAGCCGCTGGAGAACCAGTTGCTGATCACGCTCGGCATCTCGCTGATCGTGGAGAACGCGCTGCTGCTGTTCTTCGGCGCCAACCCGCGCTCGGTGTCGCTTCCCGGCGACCGCGGCGTGCAGATCTTCGGGGCGGTGGCCAACCTGTCCCGGATCCTCGCCTTCGTCGGCGCGCTGCTCCTGGCCGGCCTGCTCTACCTGCTGCTGCAACGCACCCGGCTGGGCACGGCGATCCGCGCGGTGGCCGCCAACGACACCGGCGCGCAGCTCGTCGGCATCGACACCCGGGTGATCTACGCGGTGACCTTCGCGCTTGGCACCGCCTGCGCGGGCGCCGCCGGCACGCTCGTCGCGCCGCTCGTCACCATCGAGCCCACCACCGGCGCGCTGTTCAACATCGTGGCCTTCGTGGTGGTCGTGCTCGGCGGCATGGGCAACGTGGTCGGCGCGCTCGTCGGCGGCCTGGTCATCGGGCTGGCCGAGCAGCTCGGCGGCATCTACCTGCCCGGCCAGTCGCCGTTGCTGTCGGTGTTCATCGTCTTCGTGCTGGTGCTCTTCCTGCGTCCGCAGGGACTCTTCGGGAGGTCGGCATGACGACCACCACCGCCCCGCCGGCGCCGGAGGCCGCGACCGGCAAGCCGCTGCCCCGCCTGCCGTGGAACCGGCACCTGCTCGCCATCGCGGTGGTCGCCGTGCTGCTGGTGCCGTTGCCGCTGGTCCTGCCGCCGGCGCAGGCGTCGGTCGCGGTGCGGGTGCTCATCTTCGCGCTGATGAGCATCGGCTGGAACATGATGAGCGGCTTCGGCGGCCTGTTCAGCTTCGGGCACGCGGCCTACTTCGGCATCGGCGCGTACGCCGGCGCCTGGCTCCTGGTCGAGCGCCAGGTGTCGCCGTGGATCGGGATGCTCGTCGGCATGGTGCTCGCCGCCGCGTTCGCCACCCTGATCGGCTTCCTCGCGCTGCGTTACAAGCTGCGCGGCGCCTACTTCGCGCTTGCCACCTTCGCGTTCGCCGAGATGCTCCGGCTCTGGGCGACGAACAGCGACTTCGTCAACCGGGCGGTCGGCTACCACGTGCCGCTGCGCCCCGACGCCTCGTGGTGGTGGCTCCAGTTCGAGCCCAGCTCGCCGAACTACTTCTGGGTCGCGCTCGCGCTCACCGTCGCCGCGCTCGTGGTCAGCGTGCTGTACGTCCGCTCCCGGGCCGGGCAGTTCACCAAGGCGGCCCGCGACGACGAGGACGCCGCCGCCGCGGTCGGCATCCCGGTGATGCGCTACAAGCTGACGACCATGGCGCTCTCGGCCGCGATCACCGCGGTCGCCGGGACCTTCTACGTGCAGTACTTCCTGTTCATCGACCCCGACCTGGCGTTCGGGTCGAGCGTGTCGATCCAGGCGATCCTGCCCGCGGTGATCGGCGGCGTGGCGACCATCTGGGGCCCGGTGATCGGCTCGGTGGTGATGGGTCCGCTGAACGACGTGACGGCGACGTTGCTGCGCAACCCGCCGCCCGGGCTGGAGTTCCTCCAGGGCCGCAGCGGGCTCGACGTGATCGTCTACGGGGCCCTGCTGATCATCATCGTGCTGGTCCTGCCGAAGGGCATCTACGGAACGATCCGGCAAAGGTGGTCCCGACGATGACGCTGCTGCGGGTCGACAACATCTCCAAGTCGTTCAAGGGCCTGCGCGCGGTCGACGAGGTGAGCTTCGAGGTCGCCGAGGGCAGCATCCTCGGCGTCATCGGGCCCAACGGCGCCGGCAAGACCACCATCTTCAACCTCATCGCGGGCGCGTTGCGGCCGGACTCCGGCCGGGTGCACCTGGCCGGTCGGGAGATCACCGGGCACTCGCCGCACCAGGTGACCGCCGCCGGCATGACCCGCACGTTCCAGCTGATGCGTCCGTTCCACTCGATGACCGTGCTGGAGAACGTCGCCGTCGCGGTGCTGGCCGGCGGCGCCGCCAAGCGGACCGCCCGGACCGCCGCCGCCGAGCTGATCGAGCGGGTCGGCCTCGGCCGGTGGCGCGACGCACCCACCGAGGGCCTGCCCACCGCCGCGCTCAAACGGTTGGAACTCGCCCGGGCGTTGGCCAGCAGGCCCCGCGTGCTGCTGCTGGACGAGGTGCTGGCCGGGCTGGTGCCGGCGGAGCGGGCGCCGGTGATGGAGCTGCTGGAACAGCTGCGCACCGCCGACGGCGTGACGCTCGTCTTCGTCGAGCACATCATGGCCGCCGTCATGCGGTTGTCGGACTCGGTGCTCGTGCTCGACCTGGGCCGGGTGCTCACCACCGGCGCGCCGGAGGAGGTGACCCGCGACCCGCGGGTCATCGAGGCATACCTCGGGGAGGACCCGCATGCTCACGCTTGAGGGGCTCAGCGCCGGCTACCACGGCCTGCAGATCCTGCACCAACTCGACCTGCGGGTCGCCGAGGGCGAGATCGTGGCGATCGTCGGCGCCAACGGCGCCGGCAAGACCACCACGCTCAAGGCGATCTCCGGGCTGATCAGGCCGACCGCGGGCACGATCACCTTCGACGGCCGGCGGGCCGACGGCGTACGCCCGAGCGAACTGGTCGGCCGCGGCCTGCTGCACGTGGCGGAGGGGCGGGCGCTGTTCGGGCCGCTCAGCGTCGAGGAGAACCTGCGGATGGGCGGCTGGACCCGGGGGCGCAAGCCGCTCGACGAGCCGCTGCGCGAGGTCTACGACCTGTTCCCGATCCTCGCCGAGCGGCGCGCCCAGGCCGCCGAGACGCTCAGCGGCGGGCAGCAGCAGATGCTCGCCATCGGCCGGGCGTTGATGGCCGGGCCGCGGCTGCTGCTGCTCGACGAGCCGTCCACCGGCCTGTCGCCGAAGCTGACCTGGACCGTGCTCGACGCGATCCGGGCGATCCGCGACCGGGGCGTCTCGGTGCTGCTGGTCGAGCAGAACGCCGCGCACGCGCTCAACCTGGCCGACCGGGCGTACGTGCTGGAGAGCGGCAGCCTGGTCCTCGACGGCCCGGGGCCGGAGCTGGCCCGCGACGACCGGGTCCGCGCCGCGTACCTGGGGCTCTGACGTGACGTCCACCGTGGCGGCCGTGGCCCGGCTCGGCGCCTGGACCGCCGGGCTGCGCTGGGCCGACGTCCCGGACGCCGCCCGCGACCAGCTCGGGCTGGTGCTGCTCGACTCGCTCGGCGTGACGGCGGTCGGCGCCCGGCAGGCCGAGCAGCGGGCGCTGGCCGCGGCGTGGCGGCCCGGCCCCGGGCCGGCGCCGCTCGTGGGCGGCGGCGCGACCACCACCGTGGAGGCCGCCGCCTGGCTCAACGCGACGGCGATGGCCCGGCTCGAACTCGACGAGGGACACAAGTACGCCAAGGGCCATCCGGCGGCGCACGGGCTGCCCGCGGTGCTCGCGCTCGCCGCCGACCTCGGCGCCCCCGGTCCGGAGACGATGACGGCGCTGCTCGCGGCCTACGAGGTGGCGGCCCGGTTCGGCCGGGCCACCAACCTGCGGTCCGGGCTGCATCCGCACGGCAGTTGGGGCGTCGCGGGCGCGGCGGCCGGCTGCGCGCGACTGCTCGGTCTGTCGGGCGAGGGCGTCGCCGCGGCGATCGACGCGGGCGCCGGCCTGCCGGTGGCCGGTCACTTCGCCAGCGCGCTCGACGGCAACCCGGTCCGGGACGCCTGGCTGGGCGCGTCCAACCTGTCCGGGCTGGCGGCGGCGCGGATGGCCGCCGCCGGTGTCGCCCGCAACACCGGCACGCCCGCGGTGTCGCTCGGTGACGTGCTCGGCCGGTTCGACCCGGCGCCGCTCACCGACGGGCTCGGCACGCGCTGGGACGTGCGGCTCGGCTATTTCAAACGGCACGCGGCGTGCTCGTTCACCCACCCGGCCGCCGACGCGGCCCTGCTGCTGCGCGCCGACGGGCTGGCCCTCGACACCGTCGAGGAGATCCTGGTCGAAACGCATTCGCTGGCCGGCGGACTGGCCCGGACGACCTGGGACAGCCGGCTGGCCGCGCTCTTCTCGACGCCGTTCGTGGTGGCCGCCGCGCTTGTGCACGGCGCCGTCGACCCGGCGGTCTCCGCCGAGGGCCGGCGCGACGACCCGCGGGTACGCGAGCTGGCCGGCAGGGTGGTGCTCCGGGTGGCCCCCGACCTCGACGCGCGGCTGCCCGACGAGCGGGCGGCCCGGGTGACCGTGCGCCGCGTCGGCGCGCCGCCCCGGGTGATCGAGGTGCCCAACCCGGTCGGCGACGCGGCCCACCACCCGATGGCCGAGGGTGACGTGCTCGCGTTGCTCGGCCGCCTGCTCGACGCCGACACCGTCGGGATCGTGCGCGAGGTCGCCGCCGGCCTGGCCGGCAGCGCCGACGTCGGGCCCGACCTGCGCCGGCTCGCCGAGATCTAGGAGAAGACCGTGCGGATCTACGCCGTGACCCCGATCCACGTCGACGCCGAGGAACTGGCCCGCCGGCAGGCGCGCTACGCCGCGCTCGCGCCGCCCGGCGTCGAGGTCGTGCTGCACGACCTCGGGCCGGACGCGCCGCGCGCCCTGGACACCGACGCGCAGGTACGCCGGAGTGAGGAACTCGTCGTCGCCGCGCTGCGCGGCGCGCCGGCCGGATTCGACGCGCTGCTGCCGGACTGCGTCCTCGACCCGGGTGTCGCGGACCTCGCCGGCACCCTGCCGGTGCCGGTCCTCGGGTTGCTCCGGCTCAGCCTCGGGTGGGCGGTGCTGACCGGCCGCCGGTGCGCGGCGGTGGCCCGCAACCGGGCGATCGCCGACGAGATGGTGGCCCGGGCCCGGGTCTACGGCTGGTCGGCCGACCTGCTCGGGGTCGAGGTGCTGGACCTGGACGTGCACGCGATCGCCGACACCGCCCGCTGGGCGGACGCGCTGGGCGGGGTCGTCGCGACGATGGCCGCGGACGGCGCGCGTACCGTGATCAACGGCTGCTCGGCGGTGGACGTGCCGGCCGGCGTCACCCTGCCGGCCCGGGTGGTGGATCCGACCGCGCTGGCGCTGCGGCTGATCGCCGCGGGGGAGGTGACTCCCTCATGACCGGGCCCGACCTCGTGGTGGCCGGCGCCGGCGGCGGCCTGGTGGCCGCCCTGCGCGCCGCGCAGCTCGGCCTCGACGTGCTGGTGGTGGAGGCCAGCGAGCACTTCCGCCGGGGCAACAACACCTCGATGTCGACCGCGATGATCCCGGGCGCCGGCTCGCGGTGGCAGCGGGCGGCCGGGATCGACGACTCGGCCGAGCGGTTCGCCGCGGACGTCGCAGGCAAGACCAAGGGCCAGGGCGACCAGCGGCTCGCCCGCGCGCTCGGCGCGGTGAGCGCGGAGCTGGTCGAGTGGCTGACCGACCACGTCGGGCTGGAGCTGTCCCTGGTCACCGACTTCCACTACCCGGGCCACTCGGTCGACCGCTGCCACACCGTCGAGGGCCGGCACGGCACCGTCCTGCTCGACCACCTGGTCCAGCGGGTGAGCCGGGCCGACATCGACCTGCTGGTGCCGGCCCGCCTGGTCGACGTGCTGGTGGACGACGACGGGGTGTCCGCCGCCGTGGTCGAGCGGCCGGACGGCACCCGGGAGGAGATCCCGACCCGGGCGGTGCTGCTGGCCACCAACGGCTACGGCGCGGACCGGGCGCTCGTCGCCGAGCACCTGCCGGAGATCGCCCGGGCGGTCTACCACGGCAGCGAGACGTCCCGCGGCGACGCGCTGCGGATCGGGGCCGCGCTCGGCGCGCAGAGCGCCTTCCTCGACGCCTACCAGGGGCACGCCGCGCTCTCGGCGAGCGCCGCGACGCTGGTCGGCTGGGCGACCGTGATGCACGGCGGCTTCCTGCTGGACGCCACCGGCCGGCGGTTCGGGGACGAGACCACCGGCTACTCCGAGTACGCCGCCGCGCTCGCGGCCCGCCCGGACGCGGCCGGCTGGCTGGTGCTCGACCGTCGGATCCACGACGCCTGCCTGGCGTTCACCGACTTCCGGCAGAGCGTGGAGTCCGGCGCGCTGCGGGAGGCCGCCGACGCCGCCGCCCTGGCGTCGGTGACCGGGCTGCCGGCCGAGGCGGTGGACGCGGAACTCGCCGAGACCGCCGCGGTGGCCCGGGGCGAGCGCGCCGACCGGTTCGGCCGCGCCTTCTTCGCGGCCCCGCTGGAGCCGCCGTACCTCGTCGCCCGGGTGGTGCCGGCGCTCTTCCACACCCAGGGCGGCCTGGTGGTCGACGAGCACGCCCGGGTGCTGCGCGCGGACGGCGGGCCGATCCCCGGGCTGTACGCCTCGGGCGGCGCCGCGGCCGGCATCTCCGGTCACGGCGCGGCCGGTTACCTCGCCGGCAACGGCCTGCTGCCCGCGCTCGGCCTCGCCTACCTCGCGGCGAACCACGTCGCGGCCACCGGGCAGTCCCGCACCACGCAAGCCCGAACCACGGAAGGAAGCGCATGAAACCGCTGGAGACTTTGATCAAGAACGTCACCGTGGTACGCCCCGACGCCGGCTCGCCGGACGGCGACCGGCTCGACATCGGCGTCGCCGGTGGCAAGGTGGTGCGGTTGGCGGCGGACATCCCGGCCGACGAGGCGCAGGTCGTGGTGGACGGTCGCGGCCGGTTCGCGTACCCGGGCGCGGTCGACGCGCACCAGCACTGGGGCATCTACAACCCGCTGGCCGAGGACACCGCCACGGAGAGCCGCGCCAGCGCGCAGGGCGGCGTCACCACCGGGCTCACCTACATGCGGACCGGGCAGTACTACCTCAACCGGGGCGGCTCGTACGCGGAGTTCTTCCCGCACGTGCTCGCCGCGTCGGAGGGCCGGTCGTTCATCGACTACGGTTTCCACCTCGCGCCGATGATGCGGGAGCACATCGACGAGATCCCGTCGATCGTGGAGAACTTCGGCGTCACCTCCTTCAAGATCTTCATGTTCTACGGCAGCCACGGGCTGCACGGGCGCTCCGCCGACCAGAGTTCGTTCCTGATGATCCCGCCGGACGAGCGCTACGACCTCGCGCACTTCGAGTTCGTGATGCGCGGCGTGCAGGCGGCGCGGGAGAAGCTGACCGAGGCCGCGCCGCACGTGTCGCTGTCGCTGCACTGCGAGACCGCCGAGATCATGACCGCCTACACCAGGCTGGTCGAGCAGGACGCGTCGCTGTCCGGCCTCGCCGCCTACAGCGCGTCGCGACCGCCGCACTCGGAGGGGCTCGCGGTGTCGATCGCGGCGTTCCTGGCCGACGAGACCGGCCTGCCCAACATCAACCTGCTGCACCTGTCCTCGCGCAAGGCGCTGCGGGCCGCGATGCTGATGGCGAAGACGTTCCCGCACGTCGACTTCCGCCGTGAGGTGACCATCGGGCACCTGCTGGCCGACGTGGACACCGCGCACGGTCTGGGCGGCAAGGTGAACCCGCCGCTGCGCCCGCGGGAGGACGTGGAGGCGCTCTGGGAGTACGTGCTCGACGGCAGCGTCGACTGGGTGGTCAGCGACCACGCGTGCTGCAAGGACGAGATGAAGTTCGGCGACCCGCGCGACGACGTCTTCGCCGCGAAGTCCGGCTTCGGCGGCGCCGAGTACCTGGTGCCCGGCCTGGTCTCCGAGGGGCGCAAGCGAGGGCTGTCGCACCAGCGGATCGCGCAGCTGATCGCCTGGAACCCGGCCCGCCGCTACGGCCTGCCCGGCAAGGGCACCATCGGGGTCGGCTTCGACGCCGACCTGTGCCTGGTGGAGAACGCCAGCTGGACCGTGCGCGCGGCCGACTCGGCGTCCACCCAGGAGTACACGCCGTTCGAGGGCTTCGAGATCGGCGCCCGGGTCACCGACACCTGGGTCCGGGGGCGGCGCGTGCTCGACGCCGGCAACGTCGTCGGCACGCCGAGCGGCCGTTACGTCCACCGTCCGTACCAGGGGTGACCATGTCCGACGGAACCGACGGGCCGCTCGTCGGCCTGCGCGTGCTCGACGTGTCGACGATCCTGGCCGGTCCGCTCGTGGCGCAGGTGCTCGGCGACTTCGGCGCCGAGGTGATCAAGATCGAACACCCGGGTCGCGGCGACGGCATGCGCGGGCACGGGCTGGCCAAGGACGACCAGCCGCTGTGGTGGAAGATGATCGCCCGCAACAAGCGGACGGTCGGGCTCTATCTCGGCGACCCGGCCGGAGCGGAGATCTTCCGGAAGCTCGCGGCCACCGCCGACGTGGTGATCGAGAACTTCCGGCCCGGCACGCTGGAGCGCTGGGGGCTCGGCTACGACGTGCTCTCCGCCGACAACCCGGGCCTGGTCCTGCTGCGGGTCACCGGCTTCGGCCAGTCCGGCCCGTACGCG
The genomic region above belongs to Micromonospora sp. WMMD1128 and contains:
- a CDS encoding MmgE/PrpD family protein, whose protein sequence is MTSTVAAVARLGAWTAGLRWADVPDAARDQLGLVLLDSLGVTAVGARQAEQRALAAAWRPGPGPAPLVGGGATTTVEAAAWLNATAMARLELDEGHKYAKGHPAAHGLPAVLALAADLGAPGPETMTALLAAYEVAARFGRATNLRSGLHPHGSWGVAGAAAGCARLLGLSGEGVAAAIDAGAGLPVAGHFASALDGNPVRDAWLGASNLSGLAAARMAAAGVARNTGTPAVSLGDVLGRFDPAPLTDGLGTRWDVRLGYFKRHAACSFTHPAADAALLLRADGLALDTVEEILVETHSLAGGLARTTWDSRLAALFSTPFVVAAALVHGAVDPAVSAEGRRDDPRVRELAGRVVLRVAPDLDARLPDERAARVTVRRVGAPPRVIEVPNPVGDAAHHPMAEGDVLALLGRLLDADTVGIVREVAAGLAGSADVGPDLRRLAEI
- a CDS encoding ABC transporter ATP-binding protein, with translation MTLLRVDNISKSFKGLRAVDEVSFEVAEGSILGVIGPNGAGKTTIFNLIAGALRPDSGRVHLAGREITGHSPHQVTAAGMTRTFQLMRPFHSMTVLENVAVAVLAGGAAKRTARTAAAELIERVGLGRWRDAPTEGLPTAALKRLELARALASRPRVLLLDEVLAGLVPAERAPVMELLEQLRTADGVTLVFVEHIMAAVMRLSDSVLVLDLGRVLTTGAPEEVTRDPRVIEAYLGEDPHAHA
- a CDS encoding branched-chain amino acid ABC transporter permease; its protein translation is MTTTTAPPAPEAATGKPLPRLPWNRHLLAIAVVAVLLVPLPLVLPPAQASVAVRVLIFALMSIGWNMMSGFGGLFSFGHAAYFGIGAYAGAWLLVERQVSPWIGMLVGMVLAAAFATLIGFLALRYKLRGAYFALATFAFAEMLRLWATNSDFVNRAVGYHVPLRPDASWWWLQFEPSSPNYFWVALALTVAALVVSVLYVRSRAGQFTKAARDDEDAAAAVGIPVMRYKLTTMALSAAITAVAGTFYVQYFLFIDPDLAFGSSVSIQAILPAVIGGVATIWGPVIGSVVMGPLNDVTATLLRNPPPGLEFLQGRSGLDVIVYGALLIIIVLVLPKGIYGTIRQRWSRR
- a CDS encoding IclR family transcriptional regulator, translating into MAESQGTETASRVADVLLLFTDGPDFLGVTAIARSLDLSKAVVHRILQTLVERRLLVSDPASRGYQLGPAAAALGARALRESQLRTVAMPVLRELQLTTGETTTVSARVHGGRVYLDQVESTREIKMTVEVGRRFPLHAGSSSTCILAFLPDTEREAALAAGLPPLTARTVTDRDLLRTRLGEIRETGIAHSDGERQEGAGSVAAPVFGIDGAVVGALSVCGPAHRVDATARERYGPLVREAADRISRALGWSGGLPK
- a CDS encoding aspartate/glutamate racemase family protein; its protein translation is MRIYAVTPIHVDAEELARRQARYAALAPPGVEVVLHDLGPDAPRALDTDAQVRRSEELVVAALRGAPAGFDALLPDCVLDPGVADLAGTLPVPVLGLLRLSLGWAVLTGRRCAAVARNRAIADEMVARARVYGWSADLLGVEVLDLDVHAIADTARWADALGGVVATMAADGARTVINGCSAVDVPAGVTLPARVVDPTALALRLIAAGEVTPS
- a CDS encoding CoA ester lyase, with protein sequence MTPRSWLYVPGHRADRVAKALAAGADAVVVDLEDAVPPAAKTTARETALRVAAQGGHDRQVWVRVNDPAGPWGEADIDALAGLDLSGLRVPRCEDPDVIRQAATRAGLPLQLLLESAAGLARATELATAHPLVAGLGLGEADLSADLRVTGDDGLAWARGWVVVAARAAGLPSPVQSVYTDVADLDGLRASTERARAAGFVGRSVVHPRQIPVVHEVFTPTAGEVTAARAVVSAAARAEEAGEVAVLDADGRFVDPAVVRRARLVLDLIEPSEPPPGGTS
- a CDS encoding ABC transporter substrate-binding protein; translation: MRKTWTLSLALTLPLALAACGGSGPAGTSNGGGAQSGGTIKIGSLHPLSGASAADGQQMDNGAKLAVEAINDAGGIKSQGGKKLELVSADTQGKPEVGQSEAQRLISDGAVGLVGTYQSAVTANVSTVAERNKVPLVIDVSSADSILAQGYKYTFRVQPSSTVLGTAGAQFLDQVAKAAGQPVKTVAVLHEQGPFGTAVRDAFKAEAEKAGIKVGPAIGYDAANVSDLTTQVTQVKASGADVLMVAGYYRDGVLAAKAVATVKPPALNAVYGVANGAFDLPQFPKEAGAAAEGFFDANYHADMTNPDMQALAKLYQERYNDEIRTGAVLAYDSVRVIADALERAGGAEPAKVRDAIAEGSVPTLIAGNGPITFGPTGENENATPILMQVQGGVVKQVFPADKAEAKPVYPALKNQ
- a CDS encoding ABC transporter ATP-binding protein, yielding MLTLEGLSAGYHGLQILHQLDLRVAEGEIVAIVGANGAGKTTTLKAISGLIRPTAGTITFDGRRADGVRPSELVGRGLLHVAEGRALFGPLSVEENLRMGGWTRGRKPLDEPLREVYDLFPILAERRAQAAETLSGGQQQMLAIGRALMAGPRLLLLDEPSTGLSPKLTWTVLDAIRAIRDRGVSVLLVEQNAAHALNLADRAYVLESGSLVLDGPGPELARDDRVRAAYLGL
- a CDS encoding FAD-binding protein; protein product: MTGPDLVVAGAGGGLVAALRAAQLGLDVLVVEASEHFRRGNNTSMSTAMIPGAGSRWQRAAGIDDSAERFAADVAGKTKGQGDQRLARALGAVSAELVEWLTDHVGLELSLVTDFHYPGHSVDRCHTVEGRHGTVLLDHLVQRVSRADIDLLVPARLVDVLVDDDGVSAAVVERPDGTREEIPTRAVLLATNGYGADRALVAEHLPEIARAVYHGSETSRGDALRIGAALGAQSAFLDAYQGHAALSASAATLVGWATVMHGGFLLDATGRRFGDETTGYSEYAAALAARPDAAGWLVLDRRIHDACLAFTDFRQSVESGALREAADAAALASVTGLPAEAVDAELAETAAVARGERADRFGRAFFAAPLEPPYLVARVVPALFHTQGGLVVDEHARVLRADGGPIPGLYASGGAAAGISGHGAAGYLAGNGLLPALGLAYLAANHVAATGQSRTTQARTTEGSA
- a CDS encoding branched-chain amino acid ABC transporter permease, coding for MTSPADQGHVAAGGGDVATLEPDEVRAPAGHAVQWRRYALVGALVVLAVALAYVRSGSGVVVVQAVATGVLIGGVYGLIAMGLTLIFGVLDIVNFAHGSFLALALFLTFGLTQAGLHPYLALAASVPAMFLLGVLVQRGILAGAMGKPLENQLLITLGISLIVENALLLFFGANPRSVSLPGDRGVQIFGAVANLSRILAFVGALLLAGLLYLLLQRTRLGTAIRAVAANDTGAQLVGIDTRVIYAVTFALGTACAGAAGTLVAPLVTIEPTTGALFNIVAFVVVVLGGMGNVVGALVGGLVIGLAEQLGGIYLPGQSPLLSVFIVFVLVLFLRPQGLFGRSA